ATCTCCTCGGTGGAGCGGACGACGACCGGCATCATCAGGATGGCGAGGGCCATCGCACCGGCGAACCCGGAGGGGCCGAAGCCCAGCATCAGGGTCCAGGTGGAGAGGATGAAGAGGCCGGCGACGATCGACGGGATGCCCGTCATGACGTCGACGAAGAAGGTGACGGCCTTGGCGAGCTTCCCGGTGCCGTACTCGACCAGGTAGACCGCGGTGAGCAGTCCGATCGGCGCGGCGATCAGGGTGGCGATGCCGACCTGCTCCAGGGTGCCGAGGAGGGCGTGGTAGACGCCGCCGCCGGCCTCGGCGTCGAGGACGCCGTTCATGGAGTGGGTGAGGAAGTACATGTCGAGCACTTCCACGCCCTTGCTGATCGTGACCCAGGCCAGCGAGAGCAGCGGGATCACGGCGAGGACGAAGCAGACCCAGACGAGGCTGGTGGCGACGCGGTCCTTGGCCTGACGGGCGCCTTCCACCTTGGTGGTGACGGCGTAGGTGATCAGGACGAAGAGGAGCGCGGAGACCAGGCCCCACTGCACCTTGCTGTGCCAGCCGGCGGCGAGGCCGATGCCGACGCCGGCGGCGACGGAGCCGGCCGCGACGGCGAGCGGGGTCCAGCGCGGGAGGCGGGCGTGGGAGAGGGGGCCGCGGGGCTTGGTGAACGCGACGGGGCGTTCCTGGACGGCGTGGCTCATGCGTTGGCCCCCGAGTACTCCTTGCGGCGGGCGATGATCATGCGCGCGGCGCCGTTGACCAGCAGGGTGATGACGAAGAGGACGAGACCGGAGGCGATCAGGGCGTCCCGGCCGAACTCGTTGGCCTCGTTGAACTTCGCGGCGATGTTCTGGGCGAAGGTGCCGCCGCCCGGGTCGAGCAGGTGGCCCGAGAGCAGGAAGCTGGGCGAGAGGACCACGGCGACGGCCATGGTCTCGCCGAGCGCGCGGCCGAGGCCCAGCATGGAGGCGGAGATGATGCCGGAGCGGCCGAAGGGCAGCACCGCCATCCGGATGACCTCCCAGCGCGTGGCGCCGAGGGCGAGCGCGGCCTCCTCGTGCATCTTCGGGGCCTGGAGGAAGACCTCGCGGGTCACGTTGGTGATGATCGGGAGGATCATGATCGCCAGCAGGATGCCCACGGTGAAGAGGTTGCGGGCGACGCCGTCGGCGGACTTGTCGAAGATGTACGTCCAGCCCAGGTACTGGTCGAGCCACTGGTTGAGGCCGTCCAGGTACGGGACGAGGAAGATCGCGCCCCAGAGGCCGTAGATGATGCTGGGGACGGCGGCGAGCAGGTCGACGACGTAGGCGAGCGGCTTGGCCAGCTTGCGCGGCGCGTAGTGCGAGATGAAGAGCGCGATGCCGATCGCGA
The Streptomyces roseofulvus genome window above contains:
- the pstA gene encoding phosphate ABC transporter permease PstA → MSHAVQERPVAFTKPRGPLSHARLPRWTPLAVAAGSVAAGVGIGLAAGWHSKVQWGLVSALLFVLITYAVTTKVEGARQAKDRVATSLVWVCFVLAVIPLLSLAWVTISKGVEVLDMYFLTHSMNGVLDAEAGGGVYHALLGTLEQVGIATLIAAPIGLLTAVYLVEYGTGKLAKAVTFFVDVMTGIPSIVAGLFILSTWTLMLGFGPSGFAGAMALAILMMPVVVRSTEEMLKLVPNELREASLALGVPKWRTILKVVLPTAIGGITTGVMLAVARITGETAPVLLLVFGTKLINPNPFEGAQSSLPLYVYEQYAVGTDAAVARAWAAALVLIAFVMILNLVARGIARWKAPKTGR
- the pstC gene encoding phosphate ABC transporter permease subunit PstC, yielding MVTTTPPVTEKNRSRRARSAARPGDRIFSGLSKGSGITLLVIMAAIAVFLTYRAVLAISKDEANFFTTFEWNPAGSPPVFGIAVLAYGTIVSSVIAMVIAVPVAIGIALFISHYAPRKLAKPLAYVVDLLAAVPSIIYGLWGAIFLVPYLDGLNQWLDQYLGWTYIFDKSADGVARNLFTVGILLAIMILPIITNVTREVFLQAPKMHEEAALALGATRWEVIRMAVLPFGRSGIISASMLGLGRALGETMAVAVVLSPSFLLSGHLLDPGGGTFAQNIAAKFNEANEFGRDALIASGLVLFVITLLVNGAARMIIARRKEYSGANA